A stretch of Rhodoferax potami DNA encodes these proteins:
- the tfpZ gene encoding TfpX/TfpZ family type IV pilin accessory protein: MKKAASAASVHLFICLAIAGLAAVLVFAAWYPFPYRDLSGGRELFLLIILVDVVCGPLLTLVLFNSAKPRLELLRDLAFVVVIQLSALAYGLFTVWEARPLYLVMEIDRFKVISAPDLREAKLQDLPAEMQPRWIGAPVTVGIRPPKDAEERSKVLFESVDGGRDYAERPEFYVPYKGEAALRTLLRAKKLVEFLQKYPDQRKEAEDIASKKGLDVAEIQYLPVVGRQDWVALLDEQGQIIGYLKGDGF, translated from the coding sequence TTGAAGAAGGCAGCCTCAGCAGCTAGCGTACATCTATTTATTTGTTTGGCTATTGCGGGGTTAGCGGCTGTTTTGGTTTTCGCAGCTTGGTATCCATTTCCGTACCGCGACCTCTCTGGTGGGCGCGAGTTGTTTTTATTAATCATATTGGTCGATGTGGTTTGCGGCCCTTTGCTCACACTGGTATTGTTCAACTCGGCAAAGCCGCGTCTAGAGCTGCTGCGGGACCTAGCATTCGTAGTGGTGATTCAGCTGAGCGCACTGGCTTATGGGTTGTTTACGGTGTGGGAAGCGCGCCCCTTGTATCTTGTGATGGAGATTGACCGGTTTAAGGTCATTTCGGCCCCTGATTTGCGTGAAGCCAAATTACAGGATCTGCCAGCCGAAATGCAACCGCGTTGGATAGGGGCTCCTGTGACGGTTGGCATTCGCCCCCCTAAAGACGCTGAGGAAAGAAGCAAAGTCCTCTTCGAGTCTGTCGATGGCGGTAGAGACTATGCCGAACGGCCTGAGTTCTATGTGCCTTACAAAGGTGAAGCGGCACTCAGAACCCTTCTTAGGGCTAAAAAACTGGTGGAGTTCTTACAAAAATACCCAGACCAGCGAAAGGAAGCGGAAGACATTGCGAGTAAAAAGGGGCTTGACGTAGCCGAGATTCAATATTTGCCGGTTGTAGGGCGGCAAGACTGGGTAGCGCTGTTGGATGAGCAGGGGCAAATCATCGGTTACCTCAAAGGCGATGGCTTTTAA
- a CDS encoding SDR family NAD(P)-dependent oxidoreductase codes for MSKNHFASTGNGNKAPPQAATTAWPSLWESLNPRITDWAGKRVWLVGASTGIGEATASALHAQGAIVTVSARKRDALQAFVDRHPGSYALPLDVSDAAGVESASRDVLAMGPLDCVVYCAGHYNAMRAFAMDVVDMERHLQVNYMGALQLLHAVIPALLAQGHGHISLVGSVAGYRGLPNSLAYGPTKAAMINLAETLYLDLRNRGVGVSLISPGFVQTPLTANNQFSMPALITPAEAAQAMLRGWARGQFDIHFPKRFTLWMQLLRLLPDRVFFALVRRITV; via the coding sequence ATGTCCAAAAATCACTTTGCAAGCACTGGGAACGGCAACAAAGCCCCCCCGCAAGCAGCCACTACAGCCTGGCCTTCGTTGTGGGAATCGCTCAACCCCCGCATTACCGACTGGGCCGGTAAACGGGTGTGGCTGGTGGGTGCCTCAACAGGAATAGGTGAGGCCACTGCCTCGGCCCTGCATGCACAAGGCGCGATCGTGACCGTATCGGCCCGCAAGCGAGATGCGCTACAAGCCTTTGTAGATCGTCACCCGGGCAGTTATGCACTCCCCCTCGATGTGTCGGATGCAGCGGGCGTGGAGTCCGCCTCACGCGATGTGCTGGCGATGGGACCCTTGGACTGCGTGGTCTATTGCGCAGGTCACTACAACGCCATGCGCGCTTTTGCCATGGACGTTGTCGATATGGAGCGACACCTGCAAGTGAACTATATGGGTGCGCTTCAGTTGTTACACGCCGTGATTCCAGCCCTCCTGGCCCAAGGCCATGGCCACATCAGCCTGGTCGGCAGCGTAGCCGGCTACCGTGGCTTGCCCAACAGCCTTGCCTACGGCCCTACCAAGGCCGCAATGATCAACCTGGCCGAAACGCTGTACCTTGATTTGCGTAATCGGGGCGTGGGGGTGTCACTTATCAGTCCGGGCTTTGTGCAAACGCCACTGACCGCCAACAACCAGTTCTCCATGCCAGCCCTCATTACGCCGGCAGAAGCCGCCCAGGCCATGTTGCGGGGTTGGGCACGCGGCCAGTTTGACATTCACTTTCCGAAGCGATTCACACTCTGGATGCAGCTCTTGCGACTGCTGCCAGATCGTGTGTTTTTTGCCTTGGTGCGACGGATCACCGTATGA
- a CDS encoding MFS transporter: MSHSDALSIRQGLRYGMMGLPLAFVALPLYVVLPNHYAKTFGVSMAALGGVLLFARLLDAFFDPLLGRWSDALYQRGASTLLKRAAVACALLGAGFYGLFFPMVSDPQLLLVWAAGTLLVTYLAYSFLSISHQSWGAMLGGNEHYRSQVVAWREGLGLAGVITAAIAPTALGLPATTAIFFIAISMGWWLWTRAPKPQALPMASNVTSTVSKQSVWRPLARADFRALLAVFVVNGIASAIPATLILFFVQDRLQAAPAHEPLFLGSYFISAAVTIPLWLKVVARIGLARTWLCGMLLSIAVFIFASQLGAGDTVPFVLVCALSGIALGTDLTIPGALLAGLIARQGDQGQSEGAYFGWWNFVTKLNLALAAGVALPALAWWGYAPGARDPVALNALTVAYCLLPCGLKAIAAGLLYTLILRRSP; the protein is encoded by the coding sequence ATGAGCCATTCCGACGCCTTAAGCATCCGGCAGGGCTTGCGCTACGGGATGATGGGTTTGCCGTTGGCCTTCGTTGCACTCCCCCTGTATGTGGTGCTGCCGAATCACTATGCGAAGACGTTCGGCGTCTCGATGGCAGCGCTCGGCGGAGTCCTCCTTTTCGCCCGGCTGCTCGATGCGTTTTTTGACCCCCTGCTGGGACGCTGGAGCGATGCCCTCTACCAACGGGGCGCCAGCACACTCCTGAAACGGGCAGCGGTGGCATGTGCGCTGCTGGGCGCTGGGTTCTATGGACTGTTTTTTCCCATGGTGAGCGATCCCCAGCTCTTGCTCGTCTGGGCGGCGGGCACTCTACTGGTGACCTATCTCGCTTACAGCTTTTTGAGTATCAGCCACCAAAGCTGGGGCGCGATGCTGGGTGGAAACGAGCACTATCGCAGCCAAGTCGTGGCATGGAGGGAAGGCTTGGGCCTGGCTGGCGTGATTACTGCGGCAATTGCGCCCACAGCCCTCGGTTTACCTGCGACTACCGCTATATTTTTTATAGCAATTAGCATGGGATGGTGGCTGTGGACTCGTGCTCCCAAGCCGCAAGCCCTACCTATGGCGAGCAATGTAACAAGCACGGTATCCAAGCAGTCCGTGTGGCGCCCCTTGGCCCGTGCGGACTTCCGGGCACTGCTCGCCGTGTTTGTGGTGAACGGAATCGCCAGCGCAATTCCCGCCACCCTGATTTTGTTTTTTGTGCAAGACCGCTTGCAAGCCGCACCTGCACACGAACCCCTGTTTTTAGGCAGCTACTTTATTTCTGCTGCTGTCACCATTCCCCTGTGGCTCAAAGTGGTCGCCCGAATCGGGCTGGCGCGCACCTGGCTGTGTGGAATGTTGCTATCGATTGCAGTCTTCATCTTTGCCTCCCAACTCGGCGCAGGCGATACCGTGCCTTTTGTGCTGGTGTGTGCCCTATCAGGCATTGCACTGGGAACCGACCTCACGATCCCCGGCGCGCTGCTCGCTGGACTCATCGCGCGGCAAGGGGATCAGGGGCAATCTGAAGGGGCCTACTTTGGTTGGTGGAACTTTGTCACCAAGCTCAATCTGGCACTGGCTGCAGGCGTGGCGCTGCCCGCACTTGCGTGGTGGGGCTACGCACCCGGCGCCAGGGACCCGGTCGCCCTCAATGCCCTGACTGTGGCTTACTGTCTCTTGCCCTGTGGCCTTAAAGCAATCGCCGCCGGACTGCTCTACACCCTCATTTTGCGGAGGTCGCCATGA
- a CDS encoding nuclear transport factor 2 family protein: protein MNTPQKEAADNSPAVARVVGFFEGLTSETVADLRTIYSTNARFKDPFNDVTGLGPIEHIFQHMFVALERPRFVVTERVLQGSQCFLTWEFRFKFRRFDTDSEQVILGASHLVFDDTGLVCLHRDYWDAAEELYEKLPLVGSLMRWLKKRANS, encoded by the coding sequence ATGAACACGCCTCAAAAGGAAGCTGCAGACAACTCGCCCGCCGTTGCGCGGGTGGTGGGTTTTTTTGAAGGGCTGACGTCCGAAACGGTTGCGGACTTACGGACCATCTATTCGACAAACGCCCGCTTCAAGGATCCGTTTAACGACGTCACCGGCTTGGGCCCCATTGAGCACATCTTTCAGCACATGTTTGTGGCGCTGGAAAGGCCCCGGTTCGTCGTCACCGAGCGAGTCCTGCAAGGGAGCCAATGCTTCTTGACTTGGGAGTTCCGGTTCAAATTCCGGCGGTTTGATACGGACTCCGAACAGGTCATTCTCGGCGCCAGCCACCTGGTGTTTGATGACACAGGCCTTGTCTGCCTACATCGCGACTATTGGGATGCGGCTGAAGAGCTGTACGAGAAGCTGCCGCTCGTAGGAAGCCTGATGCGTTGGCTCAAAAAAAGAGCCAACAGCTGA
- a CDS encoding glutathione S-transferase N-terminal domain-containing protein: MKLIGSTSSPFVRKVRVVMAEKKLDYVLIHEDVWAADTRIAESNPLGKVPCLIMEGAEALFDSRVIVEYLDTLSPVGKLIPTVGRERAEIKTWEALADGLMEAAVLARLEAAWAGRAPAERSQAWIDRQLLKIHEALKAMERGLSDKPFCAGIHLTLADLAVGCALGYLDFRFPEIAWRNEHASLAKLFDKLSQRPSFADTLPA; the protein is encoded by the coding sequence ATGAAACTCATCGGATCCACCTCAAGCCCCTTCGTTCGTAAAGTTCGTGTTGTGATGGCGGAGAAGAAACTTGATTACGTCTTGATTCACGAAGACGTTTGGGCTGCTGACACACGCATTGCCGAATCCAACCCGCTGGGCAAAGTCCCCTGCCTGATCATGGAGGGTGCCGAGGCGCTGTTTGATTCCCGCGTGATCGTGGAGTACTTGGATACCCTGTCCCCTGTCGGTAAATTGATTCCCACCGTGGGTCGCGAGCGCGCTGAAATCAAGACTTGGGAGGCCTTGGCTGATGGACTCATGGAGGCCGCAGTCCTCGCTCGCCTAGAGGCTGCATGGGCGGGCCGCGCGCCCGCCGAGCGTAGCCAAGCCTGGATTGACCGGCAGCTGCTCAAGATCCACGAGGCGCTCAAAGCCATGGAGCGGGGCTTGTCCGATAAGCCGTTCTGCGCTGGCATTCACCTTACCCTGGCGGATTTGGCCGTGGGTTGTGCACTTGGCTACCTTGATTTCCGCTTCCCCGAAATCGCTTGGCGCAATGAACACGCCAGCTTGGCCAAATTGTTTGACAAGCTTTCGCAGCGGCCCAGCTTCGCTGACACCTTGCCTGCCTAA
- a CDS encoding DUF3717 domain-containing protein, giving the protein MAGIHITDIESAINFWRAREPSTDGVSLPSPTRALAEVYALLIYYHETEADEFSMPAKALTAWQTWYETTPDTPCIAICSTSQGDELCKGCGRTFEEVQLWPQMGPAEKRATWRRITLDATSWRFNRYAERAAESRSKANLL; this is encoded by the coding sequence GTGGCAGGCATACACATCACCGATATCGAGTCGGCCATCAATTTCTGGCGTGCGCGCGAGCCTTCTACCGATGGTGTGTCGCTACCGAGCCCCACACGTGCCCTCGCTGAGGTTTACGCACTGCTCATCTATTACCACGAGACAGAGGCCGACGAGTTCAGCATGCCGGCAAAAGCGCTCACGGCTTGGCAGACTTGGTATGAAACGACACCCGATACGCCGTGTATTGCGATTTGCTCCACCAGCCAAGGCGATGAGCTATGCAAAGGTTGCGGGCGTACCTTTGAAGAAGTGCAGCTTTGGCCGCAAATGGGCCCCGCCGAAAAGCGTGCAACCTGGCGGCGCATCACATTAGATGCCACGTCGTGGCGCTTTAACCGCTATGCGGAGCGTGCAGCAGAATCGCGTTCCAAGGCGAATCTGCTATAA
- a CDS encoding YaeQ family protein has protein sequence MALKSTIYKANLQIADIENSYYADHALTLARHPSETDERMMVRLVAMAYNAHKLQSVCNGDGTLAFGAGLSDPEDPDVSLTDFTGQKRLWIEVGQPEDKPISKACNKSDAVFLYPFAHSADIWWKGIESKLSRLDKLQVWRIPSGTSQALAKLAARSMQLQATVQEGVLMLGDGSSTVDIEPIRWK, from the coding sequence ATGGCCCTGAAATCCACCATCTACAAAGCCAATCTGCAGATCGCAGACATTGAGAACAGCTACTATGCGGACCACGCGCTCACGCTAGCTCGGCACCCCAGCGAGACAGATGAGCGGATGATGGTTCGCTTGGTGGCGATGGCTTACAACGCCCACAAACTTCAAAGTGTGTGCAACGGAGATGGCACTCTGGCCTTCGGCGCCGGCTTGTCCGACCCCGAAGACCCGGACGTTTCGCTCACCGATTTCACAGGACAGAAGCGCCTGTGGATTGAGGTGGGTCAGCCGGAAGACAAGCCTATCTCCAAGGCTTGTAACAAGTCCGACGCGGTATTCCTATATCCATTTGCACACTCAGCGGACATTTGGTGGAAAGGCATCGAGTCGAAATTGAGCCGCTTGGACAAGCTGCAGGTTTGGCGTATTCCCTCTGGAACGTCCCAAGCATTGGCGAAACTGGCAGCGCGCAGCATGCAGTTGCAAGCGACGGTTCAAGAGGGCGTCCTGATGCTGGGAGACGGAAGTAGCACCGTGGATATCGAGCCTATCCGCTGGAAGTAG
- a CDS encoding phage holin family protein, translating to MKLIFKWLLCAAALLAVAHFYSGVQVQSFGSALIAALVVGLFNALLRPILVVFTLPVTLLTLGLFLFVINATLFWWAASLLDGFAVRDFSAALLGSLIYTVAGIVINSALDRLFPK from the coding sequence ATGAAACTTATCTTTAAATGGCTGCTATGCGCTGCCGCCTTACTGGCGGTCGCGCATTTTTACAGTGGCGTACAGGTGCAGAGCTTCGGCTCAGCACTGATCGCGGCACTGGTTGTAGGCCTGTTTAATGCGCTCCTCCGGCCCATTTTGGTAGTCTTCACCTTGCCGGTTACTTTGCTGACATTGGGACTTTTTCTCTTTGTTATCAATGCCACACTGTTCTGGTGGGCTGCAAGCCTGTTGGATGGATTCGCGGTGCGGGATTTCAGCGCTGCATTGTTGGGTTCTTTGATATACACCGTGGCCGGCATAGTGATCAACTCAGCGCTCGATCGTCTGTTCCCGAAGTAG
- a CDS encoding chalcone isomerase family protein, with translation MQRRHILAVGAITGWESLTHQALANGAPAPTEISREMPDAVLAGSARMRYFGFSVCDARLWVHPRFQLATYWQHPLALELTYQRDLKGAAIAQRSLEEMKRNGPIADDTAATWLTTMTGIFPNVSTGDRITGLQMVNAGTRFWYNGQMRATVADAEFSRLFFGIWLSDRTSEPRLRAELLAGLKS, from the coding sequence ATGCAACGCCGTCACATTCTCGCGGTAGGAGCGATCACAGGGTGGGAAAGCCTCACGCACCAAGCCTTGGCCAACGGTGCGCCCGCCCCTACAGAAATCAGCCGCGAAATGCCCGATGCGGTGCTTGCGGGCAGCGCACGCATGCGGTATTTCGGCTTCTCGGTGTGTGATGCGCGCTTGTGGGTTCACCCGCGCTTTCAACTCGCCACTTACTGGCAGCATCCGTTGGCACTGGAGCTGACCTACCAGCGAGACCTGAAGGGAGCCGCGATTGCCCAGCGCTCGCTGGAGGAAATGAAACGAAACGGCCCGATTGCAGACGACACCGCTGCCACGTGGCTCACCACCATGACGGGCATTTTTCCGAATGTCAGCACCGGCGATCGCATCACAGGCCTGCAGATGGTGAACGCAGGTACTCGCTTTTGGTACAACGGGCAAATGCGTGCCACCGTGGCAGATGCCGAGTTCAGCAGGCTCTTTTTTGGCATCTGGTTGTCAGACCGCACGAGCGAACCTCGCTTGCGCGCTGAGCTGTTGGCAGGTTTGAAGTCATGA
- a CDS encoding cyclopropane-fatty-acyl-phospholipid synthase family protein, with protein sequence MNTNTLKPSPITGQASGAAALPAGTPAATRTVFKLLQKLRHGSLSVQLPDGSVHRFGGDSAPHASLVLHNWKPFSAALKSGDIGFAESFIAGDWTTPNLTELLRVLVKNRAEVETVIYGSWLGRLLYRIKHLLNRNTKTNSQKNIHAHYDLGNAFYSLWLDDTMNYSSALFSSDLDQPMAQAQKAKVRRALEEAGVKAGDRVLEIGCGWGALAEMSTTEFQAHITGVTLSTEQLAFAQERLQRLGMGAQADLRLQDYRDIPDAPFDAVCSIEMVEAVGREFWPTYFATVADKLKAGGRACIQSIVIDDGLFERYINSTDFIQQYIFPGGCLPCPREFRAQARAAGLEVVNELSFGHDYAETLKRWRDAFLSKRTDVLSKGFDERFMRIWEFYLCYCEAAFLENNIDVVQYTLRKPA encoded by the coding sequence ATGAACACCAACACCCTGAAACCCTCACCGATTACGGGCCAGGCATCTGGCGCGGCAGCGCTTCCGGCGGGCACACCCGCTGCCACTCGCACCGTGTTCAAACTGTTGCAAAAGCTGCGGCATGGCAGCCTCAGCGTACAACTGCCCGATGGCAGCGTTCATCGCTTCGGTGGCGATAGTGCCCCGCACGCCAGCCTGGTTCTGCACAACTGGAAGCCTTTCAGCGCAGCGCTCAAGTCTGGCGATATCGGATTTGCCGAGAGCTTTATTGCAGGCGACTGGACCACCCCTAACCTGACGGAATTGCTGCGCGTGCTGGTCAAAAACCGCGCAGAAGTCGAAACGGTGATTTATGGCAGCTGGCTGGGCCGATTGCTGTACCGCATTAAGCACTTGCTCAACCGTAATACCAAGACCAACAGCCAGAAGAACATTCACGCCCACTACGATTTGGGCAACGCCTTCTACAGCCTGTGGCTGGATGACACCATGAACTACTCGTCGGCGTTGTTCAGCTCCGACCTGGACCAGCCGATGGCGCAGGCTCAAAAAGCCAAAGTCCGCCGTGCCCTGGAAGAGGCGGGCGTAAAAGCCGGCGACCGGGTACTGGAAATCGGGTGCGGCTGGGGCGCCTTGGCGGAAATGAGCACCACTGAGTTCCAAGCCCACATCACTGGTGTAACGCTGAGTACCGAACAACTGGCCTTTGCCCAGGAACGCCTGCAGCGGCTTGGCATGGGTGCCCAGGCCGACTTGCGATTGCAGGATTACCGTGACATCCCCGATGCACCATTCGATGCGGTGTGCTCCATTGAAATGGTGGAAGCAGTGGGTCGTGAATTCTGGCCTACCTATTTCGCAACCGTAGCTGACAAGCTAAAGGCTGGCGGGCGCGCTTGTATCCAAAGCATCGTGATCGATGATGGCTTGTTTGAGCGCTACATCAACTCGACGGACTTCATCCAGCAATACATCTTCCCTGGCGGTTGCCTGCCTTGTCCGCGTGAATTCCGTGCCCAAGCGCGTGCCGCAGGCTTGGAGGTAGTGAATGAACTCTCTTTCGGACATGACTATGCGGAAACACTCAAGCGCTGGCGCGACGCCTTCCTGAGCAAGCGCACGGATGTGTTGTCCAAGGGATTTGACGAGCGCTTTATGCGGATCTGGGAGTTCTACCTCTGCTACTGCGAGGCCGCCTTCCTGGAAAACAATATCGACGTAGTGCAGTACACACTGCGCAAGCCGGCGTAA
- the purB gene encoding adenylosuccinate lyase, translated as MTFSAISALSPLDGRYAAKLATLRPLTSELGYMHRRVQVEVAWFIALSDAGFEEFKPLTPGARTYLLGLVKNFSEADGEAIKAIEKTTNHDVKAVEYWIKSKFEARPELEKAGEFVHFACTSEDINNTSHGLQLRASRDVVVLPALDKIVLKLRDMAHAYADVPMLSRTHGQTASPTTVGKEMANVVIRLQAACDRIANVKILAKMNGAVGNYNAHLSAWPDFDWEAFSKKVVETPEPLGLGLTFQPYSIQIEPHDYMAELFDAVARTNTILIDLSRDIWGYVSLGYFKQKLKDGEVGSSTMPHKVNPIDFENAEGNLGLANALLRHLSEKLPISRWQRDLTDSTVLRNMGVALGYAVLAYSSLMTGLNKLEINEAAIAEDLDSSWEVLAEPIQTVMRRFGLPQPYEQLKKFTRGAAMTRELMQGFIAGLDIPEAEKERLLAMTPGSYTGKASELARRV; from the coding sequence ATGACCTTCTCCGCCATTTCCGCCCTCTCTCCGCTGGACGGCCGCTACGCCGCCAAACTCGCCACCCTGCGCCCGCTGACCAGTGAGCTGGGCTATATGCACCGCCGTGTACAGGTGGAAGTGGCCTGGTTTATCGCCTTGAGCGACGCTGGCTTTGAAGAGTTTAAACCCCTGACCCCTGGCGCCCGCACCTACCTGCTGGGCTTGGTGAAAAACTTCTCGGAAGCCGACGGCGAGGCCATTAAGGCTATTGAAAAGACCACCAATCACGATGTAAAAGCCGTTGAGTACTGGATCAAGTCCAAGTTTGAAGCCCGGCCCGAGCTGGAAAAAGCTGGCGAATTTGTGCACTTTGCCTGCACCAGCGAAGACATCAACAACACCAGCCATGGGCTGCAGTTACGCGCCTCGCGCGATGTCGTGGTGTTGCCTGCCTTGGACAAAATTGTCCTCAAGCTGCGGGACATGGCCCACGCTTACGCCGATGTGCCCATGCTGAGCCGCACCCATGGCCAGACTGCCAGCCCCACCACCGTTGGCAAGGAAATGGCCAACGTGGTCATTCGCCTGCAAGCCGCCTGCGACCGTATTGCCAACGTGAAAATTCTGGCCAAGATGAACGGGGCTGTCGGCAACTACAACGCTCACCTGAGCGCTTGGCCTGACTTCGACTGGGAAGCTTTCAGCAAGAAAGTGGTGGAGACTCCAGAGCCACTGGGCCTGGGCCTGACTTTCCAGCCTTACAGCATCCAGATCGAGCCCCATGACTACATGGCGGAGCTTTTTGATGCCGTCGCGCGCACCAACACCATCCTCATTGACCTGAGCCGCGATATCTGGGGCTATGTGTCGCTGGGTTACTTCAAACAAAAGCTCAAGGACGGCGAAGTGGGCTCGTCCACGATGCCGCATAAGGTCAACCCGATTGACTTTGAAAACGCCGAGGGCAATCTTGGCTTGGCCAATGCCTTGTTGCGCCACCTGAGCGAAAAGTTGCCGATTTCCCGCTGGCAGCGCGACCTGACCGACTCCACCGTGCTGCGTAACATGGGCGTGGCCTTGGGCTACGCTGTACTGGCCTACAGCTCGCTGATGACCGGCTTGAACAAGCTGGAAATCAACGAAGCCGCCATCGCCGAAGACTTGGACTCCTCCTGGGAAGTGTTGGCTGAGCCCATCCAGACCGTGATGCGCCGCTTCGGACTGCCCCAGCCCTACGAGCAACTCAAGAAGTTCACCCGGGGTGCAGCCATGACCCGTGAATTGATGCAGGGCTTTATTGCAGGTTTGGACATCCCAGAGGCTGAGAAAGAGCGCCTGCTGGCCATGACGCCCGGTAGCTATACCGGCAAGGCGTCTGAACTCGCGAGACGCGTGTAA
- a CDS encoding M48 family metalloprotease yields MSLGLAAERRLGDRIARDLYRDPDYLDDPVIADYLQSIWQPLLAAARKRSELSPELDAAFAWQLLQGRDRSVNAFALPGGYFGIHLGLIGIVATQDELASVLAHELSHVTQRHIARLITRQSEQAPWLVGAMILGALAASKNPGGANAVIVGGQAAAAQSQLNFSRDMEREADRSGFGVSVDAGFAPQGFVSMFEKLQLNNRNNDSSNFPYLRGHPLTTERIADMKSRIPEGAVPTAGGTLEHSMVSARARLLANGSVDSLRNWYLEAEPGALAKQTNLQRAASLYGATLAAIKLREFTKASAYATALGPIVANDEPAARQWRYLRAELAVIEGNPEVALRTLGHASAPKARADLLAWIPLKVAMRQSGVAADAAQLWLLDHPTDASMWQQLAIARASQGRMAAAVRAEAEINISQQDYATAISRLKAAQVISKTSAQDGDHIEASIVDVRLRQVEQLLREQTIER; encoded by the coding sequence GTGTCTCTTGGGCTCGCTGCCGAGCGCCGTCTCGGCGACCGCATCGCCCGCGACCTTTACCGCGATCCGGACTATCTCGACGACCCGGTCATTGCCGACTACCTCCAGTCCATCTGGCAGCCCCTGTTGGCCGCAGCGCGTAAGCGCTCGGAACTATCGCCAGAGCTGGACGCCGCATTCGCCTGGCAATTACTCCAAGGGCGTGACCGAAGCGTCAACGCTTTTGCCTTGCCCGGAGGTTATTTCGGCATTCACCTCGGTCTGATCGGTATCGTGGCCACTCAAGACGAGCTCGCCTCCGTGTTAGCCCACGAGTTGAGCCACGTCACCCAGCGCCATATCGCCCGCTTGATTACCCGCCAGTCTGAGCAGGCGCCGTGGCTGGTGGGCGCCATGATTTTGGGCGCGCTGGCCGCCAGTAAAAATCCTGGGGGGGCCAATGCCGTCATAGTGGGGGGGCAAGCAGCAGCAGCCCAGTCCCAGCTCAATTTTTCCCGGGATATGGAGCGCGAGGCAGACCGCAGCGGCTTCGGTGTGTCTGTCGACGCAGGCTTTGCTCCCCAGGGCTTTGTTAGCATGTTTGAAAAGCTGCAGCTGAATAATCGCAACAACGATTCCAGCAACTTCCCCTACCTGCGCGGCCACCCCCTTACTACCGAGCGGATTGCAGACATGAAGTCGCGTATTCCCGAAGGTGCTGTACCGACGGCAGGTGGCACCCTAGAGCACAGCATGGTCTCTGCGCGCGCACGGCTCCTTGCCAACGGCTCGGTAGATAGTTTGCGGAACTGGTATCTAGAAGCAGAGCCCGGCGCGTTGGCCAAGCAAACCAACTTGCAGCGTGCAGCATCGCTTTACGGTGCCACGCTGGCCGCTATTAAATTACGCGAGTTTACTAAGGCCAGCGCTTACGCTACTGCATTGGGCCCCATCGTTGCGAATGACGAGCCCGCAGCCCGACAGTGGCGCTACCTGCGGGCGGAACTGGCTGTAATAGAGGGCAATCCAGAGGTCGCTCTGCGTACGCTGGGCCATGCATCTGCGCCCAAAGCGCGTGCCGATTTACTGGCGTGGATTCCATTAAAAGTGGCAATGAGGCAATCAGGCGTGGCGGCGGACGCCGCTCAGCTGTGGCTGTTAGACCACCCCACTGACGCTAGTATGTGGCAGCAACTCGCCATCGCCAGGGCATCTCAGGGTCGTATGGCTGCAGCGGTGCGGGCGGAGGCGGAAATCAACATTTCGCAGCAGGACTATGCCACGGCCATCAGCCGGCTGAAAGCCGCACAAGTCATATCTAAAACCAGTGCACAAGACGGAGATCACATCGAGGCGTCGATCGTCGATGTGCGTTTACGACAAGTGGAGCAGCTACTTCGGGAACAGACGATCGAGCGCTGA
- a CDS encoding DUF3833 domain-containing protein: MKRRLLLTAATGSLLALGGCASQSIDQYRNDKPTLDLKEYFNGILDAYGVFTDRSGSVVKRFTVVMNCSWQGNQGVLDEDFTYSDGSKQKRIWRLTRLADGRYTGTADDVIGIAQGQARGNAFYWTYTLSLPVDGSVYEVRFDDWMYLMTDKVMLNKATMSKFGVKLGEVTLSFTRR, encoded by the coding sequence ATGAAACGACGCTTACTTCTTACGGCTGCTACCGGCAGTTTGTTGGCCTTGGGGGGTTGCGCCTCCCAATCCATTGACCAATACCGCAACGACAAGCCCACGCTGGACCTCAAAGAGTACTTCAACGGCATCCTGGACGCTTACGGCGTTTTCACTGACCGTTCGGGCAGCGTCGTCAAGCGCTTCACCGTCGTGATGAACTGCAGCTGGCAGGGGAATCAAGGGGTGCTCGATGAAGACTTCACTTACTCGGACGGCAGCAAGCAGAAACGGATCTGGCGCCTGACCCGCCTGGCAGACGGCCGCTACACGGGGACGGCCGACGACGTCATTGGCATTGCGCAGGGACAGGCACGTGGCAACGCGTTTTACTGGACCTACACGCTGAGTTTGCCGGTGGACGGAAGCGTCTACGAAGTGCGATTTGATGACTGGATGTACCTGATGACGGACAAAGTCATGCTCAACAAAGCCACCATGAGCAAATTTGGTGTGAAGTTGGGAGAGGTCACTCTCTCATTCACGCGGCGCTGA